A window of the Pangasianodon hypophthalmus isolate fPanHyp1 chromosome 12, fPanHyp1.pri, whole genome shotgun sequence genome harbors these coding sequences:
- the hpdl gene encoding 4-hydroxyphenylpyruvate dioxygenase-like protein has protein sequence MAAYLSRLHHISLHVSNVDKLAQDLVSKLQFSVFAARLTAGARQLAFRKGAAVFVLTERPRCGGEAALLLEHRNRRLAHSHGDHVGPGRVGTVLYDVQPHYSVDTACNVCFQVEDVERSSESLRARGCDLLVPPTRVHDDGGLVTYSVVKSIVGNVCHTLVDTSRYRGPFLPGFCEVGTGAEAEEDTRCPVTHFDHVTYACPRRSTAEVMRWYERNFGFRRFFISRKEDAEEGYVLDEDGIGLRLTAMEYWKCSETGIKLPFKDRKEPDCKFVIAESLPEQGRNQVDTFLEQHGGPGIQHIGLFTQDIVSTAHTMANAGVQFFSPPAAYYTEVGRQQEIEEAGHDPKTLMQHGILLDTDLRVNGDDPSACSKSYLLQVFTKPIFSEDTFFLELIERRGATGFGEGNIRALWRSVQSYMEKNEGDQGHSNTKSKQTGQH, from the exons ATGGCGGCATACTTGAGCCGGTTGCACCACATCTCACTGCACGTTTCTAACGTGGATAAACTGGCTCAGGACCTGGTGTCTAAGCTCCAGTTCAGCGTGTTCGCCGCCAGACTGACGGCCGGAGCTCGGCAGCTCGCCTTCCGCAAGGGAGCCGCGGTGTTCGTGCTCACGGAGAGACCGCGCTGCGGCGGAGAGGCGGCGCTGCTGCTGGAGCACCGGAACCGGCGGCTCGCTCATTCACACGGGGACCATGTCGGTCCGGGACGCGTCGGTACCGTCCTGTACGACGTGCAGCCGCACTACTCGGTGGATACCGCGTGCAACGTGTGCTTCCAGGTCGAGGACGTCGAGAGGTCATCGGAGTCGCTGCGCGCGCGCGGCTGCGACTTGCTCGTGCCGCCGACGCGCGTCCATGACGACGGCGGTCTCGTGACTTACTCGGTCGTGAAGTCCATCGTGGGCAACGTCTGCCACACGCTCGTGGATACGAGTCGGTACCGAGGGCCCTTTCTGCCCGGATTCTGTGAGGTCGGGACCGGAGCCGAGGCGGAGGAGGACACGCGGTGTCCCGTGACGCATTTTGATCACGTCACGTACGCGTGTCCGAGACGCAGCACGGCCGAGGTGATGCGCTGGTACGAGAGGAACTTCGGCTTCCGGAGGTTCTTCATCAGCAG GAAGGAGGACGCAGAGGAAGGCTACGTGTTGGATGAGGACGGAATCGGTCTGCGTCTGACCGCCATGGAGTACTGGAAATGCAGCGAGACGGGAATCAAGCTCCCTTTTAAAGACAGGAAGGAGCCGGACTGCAAGTTCGTCATCGCTGAATCTCTGCCTGAGCAGG GCAGGAATCAGGTGGACACGTTTCTGGAGCAGCATGGCGGTCCGGGCATCCAGCACATCGGCCTGTTCACGCAGGACATCGTGTCCACAGCACACACCATGGCCAACGCCGGCGTTCAGTTCTTCTCTCCTCCTGCGGCCTACTACACCGAG GTGGGGAGGCAGCAGGAGATCGAGGAGGCGGGGCATGATCCGAAAACGCTGATGCAGCACGGCATCCTGTTAGACACAGACCTCCGGGTGAATGGCGATGATCCGAGCGCATGCAGTAAGAG ctACCTGCTGCAGGTGTTCACCAAGCCCATCTTCTCCGAGGACACATTCTTCCTGGAGCTGATCGAGCGCCGTGGAGCCACCGGGTTCGGAGAGGGCAACATCCGAGCTTTATGGAGATCCGTTCAGTCTTACATGGAGAAGAACGAGGGTGATCAGGGGCACTCAAATACTAAAAGCAAGCAAACTGGACAGCACTGA